In Methanomicrobium antiquum, one DNA window encodes the following:
- a CDS encoding methanogenesis marker 17 protein, protein MAIDYFEVECREESGRRAYIDIASNVLQDLDLIKIVRKIHILIDLDFPFFLAVGETRKLPPPVKIRDFANVMESEGKVVLDIGEETYLSQMLTILWDKFGRDVVIQPDRFTVTISSEFTNTKEIEELTVYDPSISMYKDLIYALQWIAPEGFRVRREWIDKGKFFYVASENTLQKEIIDPIIEEKIKLLKEAS, encoded by the coding sequence ATGGCTATTGATTATTTTGAGGTTGAATGCAGAGAGGAATCAGGCAGGAGAGCATATATTGATATTGCATCAAATGTTTTGCAGGACCTTGACCTAATAAAAATAGTCAGAAAAATCCATATATTAATCGACCTTGATTTTCCGTTTTTTCTGGCTGTCGGAGAGACACGAAAACTTCCGCCGCCGGTAAAAATCAGGGATTTTGCAAATGTGATGGAATCTGAAGGAAAAGTTGTTTTGGATATTGGTGAAGAGACTTATCTGTCACAGATGCTTACAATTCTCTGGGATAAATTCGGCAGGGATGTTGTAATACAACCGGACAGATTTACAGTTACTATCAGTTCTGAATTTACAAACACAAAAGAAATTGAAGAACTGACAGTCTACGATCCAAGCATCTCCATGTATAAAGACTTAATCTATGCTCTTCAGTGGATAGCACCGGAAGGATTTCGTGTGAGACGTGAATGGATTGACAAAGGGAAATTTTTCTATGTGGCAAGCGAGAACACTCTGCAAAAAGAGATTATTGATCCAATAATAGAAGAAAAAATTAAACTCCTAAAGGAGGCATCCTGA
- the mmp3 gene encoding methyl-coenzyme M reductase-associated protein Mmp3, producing the protein MIKVHLDGQIKEIKDDTNLGSLIPDLSSKFSVAVIRSSQSSESATKNVRLFTSAGELVIELNSKGMDFFSEGIFSRFFDEKNKSGSLKIRWTDRQSSAYGSFKTKIVPDKKQHRYNKGDVILGCGGYDPNKSYLIFSKIQHMADHGADESGGIIGKVVSGKSTLNKWAKDDSIKSAERIISRENTSDSFTTTDRDLILEDGMEIITHAVISAKGYSKDKINIDASNSVEHFLIALKSGEFKSSLSSSGFIRDETMKNSTVPHELKSSRLEGTVTARTSGKLAGSIYIYTKDIPGSPNHTIVGEVIHGIELVKLVSENETISVTTIPKQIDLRGLSLDEAIKISNENKIKAIADDDTGERVVIEQDPPNTMEILEKGEVALTTVPLSRVIGIRLDDENAPKTCNIFREVTGLRWYMIGKMPLIFKFDDVSLFQPKVSTKIKINIENTPKDTVPANMLAMTNDSRKGSGLVGVRTSPNSEFGPTSEPFSATNIIGELIDTEKLKSLKEGDVIYIREV; encoded by the coding sequence TTGATTAAAGTCCATCTGGATGGACAGATAAAAGAAATAAAAGACGATACAAATCTTGGGAGTCTTATTCCTGATTTATCTTCCAAATTTTCTGTTGCAGTTATAAGATCATCTCAATCAAGTGAATCTGCAACAAAAAATGTACGTCTTTTTACATCTGCCGGAGAGTTAGTAATTGAATTAAACTCTAAAGGCATGGATTTCTTTTCTGAAGGAATATTTAGCAGATTTTTTGATGAAAAAAACAAATCCGGTTCTTTAAAAATCAGATGGACTGATCGTCAAAGCTCTGCGTACGGATCCTTTAAGACAAAAATTGTTCCAGATAAAAAACAGCACCGCTACAATAAAGGTGATGTCATTTTAGGATGCGGAGGATACGATCCAAACAAATCCTACCTCATTTTTTCAAAAATACAACATATGGCTGATCATGGTGCAGATGAATCCGGGGGAATTATTGGAAAAGTAGTCTCCGGAAAAAGCACTCTTAACAAATGGGCCAAAGATGATTCAATAAAGTCAGCTGAAAGAATAATCAGCCGGGAAAACACAAGTGATTCATTTACAACAACTGACCGTGACCTTATTTTAGAAGACGGTATGGAAATTATTACGCATGCCGTGATTTCTGCAAAAGGATATAGCAAAGATAAAATAAACATAGATGCCTCAAACAGCGTTGAGCACTTTCTTATTGCTTTAAAAAGCGGAGAATTCAAATCAAGTCTGTCCTCTTCCGGTTTCATCCGTGATGAAACAATGAAAAATTCTACAGTTCCTCATGAATTAAAAAGTTCACGTCTTGAAGGAACCGTTACTGCCAGAACAAGCGGTAAACTGGCGGGAAGTATTTATATTTACACAAAAGATATTCCGGGAAGTCCTAACCATACAATTGTTGGTGAGGTAATACACGGAATTGAACTTGTAAAACTTGTATCCGAAAATGAAACAATCTCTGTTACGACAATTCCAAAACAAATAGACTTGCGTGGTTTGTCTCTTGATGAAGCGATAAAAATCTCAAATGAAAATAAAATCAAGGCAATTGCCGATGATGATACTGGTGAGCGGGTTGTTATTGAACAGGACCCTCCCAATACAATGGAAATTTTGGAAAAAGGAGAAGTTGCACTTACTACTGTTCCATTATCAAGAGTTATTGGAATCAGACTTGATGATGAGAACGCTCCAAAAACATGCAATATTTTCAGAGAGGTAACAGGTCTTCGATGGTATATGATTGGAAAGATGCCTCTGATCTTTAAATTCGATGATGTTTCGCTTTTCCAGCCAAAAGTCTCTACAAAAATTAAAATCAACATTGAAAATACTCCCAAAGATACTGTTCCTGCAAATATGCTTGCAATGACAAATGATTCAAGAAAAGGTTCAGGTCTTGTTGGTGTAAGGACATCTCCTAATTCAGAGTTTGGTCCTACATCAGAGCCTTTTTCTGCAACAAACATAATTGGTGAGCTTATTGATACAGAAAAATTAAAGTCTCTAAAAGAAGGAGATGTCATCTACATCCGGGAGGTTTAA
- a CDS encoding methanogenesis marker 5 protein, giving the protein MSKVFIYPSTSLILSDLVERFGHEPLGVAIAIREKIQTPGFDSPPLQMTPEDPKKGLKYAAVEVPSGVRGRMSLFGPLIESAEAAIIINDSDLAFGCMGCSRTNELVKFLTRQRTEIPILELTYPSDEDEGLAFIQRIKEFLAGIPGNMEKSEKSGENVK; this is encoded by the coding sequence ATGTCTAAAGTTTTTATTTATCCTTCAACAAGTCTGATTCTTTCAGATCTGGTTGAAAGATTTGGGCACGAACCGCTTGGAGTGGCAATTGCAATACGTGAGAAGATACAGACACCAGGCTTTGATTCACCACCGCTTCAAATGACGCCTGAAGATCCAAAAAAAGGTCTCAAATATGCCGCTGTAGAAGTTCCTTCAGGAGTCCGGGGGAGAATGTCGCTTTTTGGACCTCTTATTGAATCAGCAGAGGCCGCAATTATAATCAATGATTCTGATCTTGCTTTTGGTTGTATGGGGTGTTCAAGGACAAATGAACTTGTGAAATTTTTGACCCGTCAAAGAACAGAAATACCTATTCTTGAGTTGACATATCCATCTGATGAGGATGAAGGTTTAGCATTCATTCAAAGAATAAAAGAATTTTTAGCCGGTATTCCAGGTAATATGGAGAAATCAGAAAAGTCCGGGGAGAATGTAAAATGA
- a CDS encoding IS1634 family transposase, with protein MQTKLRTYVVEPNDNISFPIGIILLVKTLYEILNFSEIFGKHKKKGISIDDLLIALISYKLTDNFSIKRSHGWINRLEVLQIFNLISFSERTIYRLLETIGANREEIISDIQDRIFDRYDFDLTDINMDWTSIVLHGNKAELGKYGYSRDHRPDKKQITIGLAELANPINIPIGMTVEPGNLNDQKHFKKTYLQVKDRLKEDSLVIFDKGANSIDNTQMIRSDNLQYITGKKLNKSDDKIIAKFEEYSPEIIDDEAGIRGIKIVKPNSINYFYFSKKLQKEQLESRARKVVKQIKEAKTIQECIEKNKKLPKKFRINNLLVDVDYSIQTKLVQISEDEAVKLLEDKLITGREGFFCLKSSKNLTLVEALNTYRKKDSIEKIFHSLKNEIEIKPLRVWTDNSIYGALIIGFIAQLFISLIRFEIPEMKHTSTKFIKKSLSNLTVTIDLWKRKTKKYIHSNFDSINTKILLYDWGIS; from the coding sequence ATGCAAACAAAACTAAGAACCTATGTAGTTGAGCCTAATGACAATATATCCTTTCCTATTGGCATCATCCTGCTTGTCAAAACACTATATGAAATACTTAATTTTTCAGAAATTTTTGGCAAGCATAAGAAAAAAGGAATAAGTATCGATGATTTACTTATCGCGCTTATCAGTTACAAGCTGACTGATAATTTCAGCATCAAGCGCTCACATGGATGGATAAATCGCTTAGAGGTTTTGCAGATATTTAACCTGATTTCTTTCAGTGAAAGAACGATTTATCGTCTTCTTGAAACAATCGGAGCAAACAGAGAAGAAATCATCTCAGATATTCAGGATAGAATCTTTGATAGGTATGATTTTGATCTCACCGACATCAACATGGACTGGACCAGTATAGTTCTTCACGGAAATAAAGCAGAACTTGGTAAATATGGATATAGTCGGGATCACAGACCTGACAAAAAACAGATAACTATTGGATTGGCTGAACTGGCTAATCCAATCAATATTCCGATAGGAATGACTGTTGAACCCGGAAATCTCAACGATCAGAAACATTTCAAAAAGACGTATCTTCAGGTAAAAGATAGATTAAAAGAAGATTCTCTAGTAATATTTGACAAAGGTGCAAACAGCATTGATAATACTCAGATGATTCGCTCCGATAACCTGCAGTATATCACAGGAAAGAAGCTTAACAAAAGTGATGATAAGATAATTGCAAAATTCGAAGAATATAGTCCTGAAATTATTGATGATGAAGCCGGCATTCGCGGCATTAAAATTGTGAAACCAAACAGCATCAATTACTTCTATTTTTCAAAGAAACTTCAGAAAGAACAACTTGAATCCAGGGCGAGAAAAGTTGTGAAACAGATTAAGGAAGCAAAAACGATTCAGGAATGTATTGAAAAAAATAAAAAACTCCCTAAGAAGTTTCGTATAAATAATTTGCTTGTTGATGTTGATTATTCCATCCAGACAAAACTTGTTCAAATTTCAGAGGATGAAGCTGTAAAACTCCTTGAAGATAAATTAATCACTGGCAGAGAAGGATTTTTCTGTCTGAAATCAAGTAAGAATTTGACACTTGTTGAGGCCCTAAATACATATCGAAAAAAAGACTCGATTGAGAAGATATTCCACTCTTTAAAGAATGAAATTGAAATTAAACCATTGAGAGTCTGGACAGATAACAGCATTTATGGTGCGTTAATCATCGGATTTATTGCACAGCTTTTTATTTCACTGATTCGATTTGAAATCCCGGAAATGAAGCATACATCTACAAAATTCATAAAAAAATCATTATCGAATTTGACAGTTACCATTGATTTGTGGAAAAGAAAGACAAAAAAGTACATTCACTCGAATTTTGACTCCATAAATACGAAGATTTTACTCTATGACTGGGGCATTTCATGA
- a CDS encoding methanogenesis marker 7 protein — protein MTLVPITYKGGIFRHDIIVDLIDDLGGYIIQKHTIAQDVVLQSLVPKEDIELLQKTGRPLGGEVIRSPLVGTEIAVVSPSLDIHHLPHTSCDAAEYMRRSGAKTNMIGLSRGFGKRIANLNVEERDVINEHDCAVFLLGNFEECIQHKLPALRRGITVPIILTGGPETEALKKITNPPVEGYVGCIGRIGHRMKKQEGEIEYLDDLIAEISRVLDEKRDDIAKDSLSISPARLMSVIEEDLEVSKTSTHPTPVTVQIAGLRVKIPYDDYSDYVGSIKIEDNVTINDVAEILPSRMRNYIWIKIKHFSETNIMV, from the coding sequence ATGACTCTTGTTCCGATAACATATAAAGGGGGAATCTTCAGGCATGATATTATCGTTGACCTGATTGATGATCTGGGCGGTTATATTATCCAGAAACATACAATTGCACAGGATGTTGTCCTTCAGTCACTTGTTCCAAAAGAGGATATTGAGCTTCTGCAAAAAACAGGACGGCCACTGGGAGGAGAAGTTATCAGATCCCCTCTTGTTGGCACTGAGATTGCTGTTGTGTCGCCAAGTCTGGACATACACCATCTCCCGCATACATCCTGCGATGCGGCCGAGTATATGCGAAGATCAGGTGCAAAAACAAATATGATTGGTCTTTCAAGAGGATTTGGGAAAAGAATAGCCAATTTAAATGTCGAGGAAAGAGATGTCATAAATGAGCATGACTGCGCCGTATTTCTCCTTGGAAATTTTGAGGAATGTATACAACACAAGCTTCCTGCACTTAGGAGAGGAATAACTGTTCCAATTATTCTTACAGGCGGACCTGAGACAGAGGCCTTAAAAAAGATAACCAATCCTCCTGTTGAAGGCTATGTCGGATGCATTGGAAGAATTGGTCATCGTATGAAAAAGCAGGAAGGAGAGATTGAGTATCTTGACGATTTAATTGCAGAAATTTCCCGCGTATTAGATGAGAAGCGGGATGATATTGCAAAAGATTCATTGTCAATTTCTCCAGCCAGATTAATGTCTGTTATTGAAGAAGACCTTGAAGTCTCCAAAACTTCTACTCATCCAACACCGGTTACTGTTCAGATCGCCGGACTGAGAGTAAAAATTCCCTATGATGATTATTCTGATTATGTCGGCTCGATAAAGATAGAAGATAATGTAACAATAAATGATGTTGCAGAAATTCTTCCTTCAAGAATGCGCAATTACATATGGATTAAAATAAAACATTTTTCTGAAACAAATATTATGGTATGA
- the atwA gene encoding methyl coenzyme M reductase system, component A2, with protein sequence MAPLITVENLNKEFNGTKVLKDINFVLEEGEILGIIGRSGAGKTVLMHLIRGVDEPPTSGKIIYHISACDKCSHVGLQSKSGEKCPKCGGKLVSMDVDFWNEDNVALKRRIMGRTAIMFQRTFALYGDDRVIENVMHALADINYPSEKQVSRAADLLDEVRLSHRMMHIARDLSGGEKQRVVLARQLAKEPFMLCADEPTGTLDPRTAAIVHEMLEEAATDNQMAMMVSSHFSQIIEDVCNRAIFLENGVIKKLGKPHEIVELFMKDAEDAEEFDRCETGEDILQARDVVKRYITVDRGMIKAVDGVSFNVSEKEIFGIIGTSGAGKTTLSRIISGIIEPTGGEMNIRIGEKWIDMTKPGIEYRGRAKGYIGLLHQEYDLYPHRTVLDNLTDSIGLEFPKELAVRKAIITLKMSGFSEEKSKEILNRLPDQLSEGEKHRVALAQVLIREPRIILLDEPTGTMDPITKIDVKHSILHAREDMDETFIVVSHDMDFVRDICDRAILMRHGKIVKIGPTLEVLEYLTQEEKEIMAGPNP encoded by the coding sequence ATGGCCCCATTAATCACTGTTGAGAATTTAAATAAGGAATTTAACGGCACCAAAGTTCTTAAAGATATAAATTTTGTTCTTGAAGAAGGTGAAATTTTAGGAATTATTGGAAGAAGCGGAGCAGGAAAAACAGTTCTTATGCATCTCATAAGAGGTGTTGACGAACCACCAACCTCCGGAAAAATTATTTATCACATATCAGCATGCGATAAATGCAGTCATGTCGGACTCCAGAGCAAATCAGGAGAAAAATGTCCAAAATGTGGTGGGAAACTTGTTTCAATGGATGTTGATTTCTGGAACGAAGATAATGTTGCATTAAAACGCAGAATAATGGGACGCACTGCAATAATGTTTCAAAGAACTTTTGCATTATACGGTGACGATCGTGTAATAGAAAATGTAATGCATGCATTAGCTGATATAAACTATCCTTCAGAAAAACAGGTATCAAGAGCTGCTGATCTTTTAGACGAAGTAAGACTTTCACACAGGATGATGCATATCGCACGTGATCTTTCAGGTGGTGAAAAACAGCGGGTTGTTTTAGCAAGACAACTTGCAAAAGAGCCTTTCATGCTGTGTGCAGATGAGCCTACAGGAACACTTGATCCAAGGACAGCAGCAATTGTGCATGAGATGTTAGAAGAGGCCGCAACTGACAATCAAATGGCAATGATGGTTTCATCACATTTTTCACAAATTATTGAAGATGTCTGCAACAGAGCGATTTTCCTGGAAAACGGTGTCATTAAAAAACTGGGCAAGCCACATGAAATTGTTGAACTTTTTATGAAGGACGCCGAAGATGCAGAAGAATTTGACAGATGCGAAACAGGTGAAGATATTCTTCAGGCACGTGATGTGGTCAAGAGGTACATTACAGTTGACAGGGGAATGATAAAAGCCGTTGACGGCGTTTCTTTCAATGTTTCCGAAAAGGAGATTTTTGGTATAATCGGTACAAGCGGGGCGGGAAAGACAACGTTGTCCAGAATCATATCAGGCATAATTGAACCAACCGGAGGTGAGATGAATATCCGCATCGGTGAAAAATGGATTGATATGACAAAACCCGGAATAGAATATCGTGGACGGGCAAAAGGGTACATTGGTCTTCTTCACCAGGAATATGATTTATACCCCCACAGAACTGTTTTGGACAATCTTACAGACTCCATCGGACTTGAATTTCCAAAAGAGCTTGCTGTAAGAAAAGCAATAATCACTCTGAAAATGTCAGGTTTTTCAGAGGAAAAAAGCAAGGAAATTCTAAACCGGCTTCCTGATCAGTTAAGTGAGGGCGAAAAACACCGTGTCGCACTTGCACAGGTGCTGATACGGGAGCCAAGAATAATTCTTCTTGATGAGCCTACAGGAACAATGGATCCTATCACAAAAATCGATGTTAAGCATTCAATTCTTCATGCAAGAGAGGATATGGATGAAACATTCATTGTTGTCTCTCACGACATGGATTTCGTAAGGGATATTTGTGATCGTGCAATATTGATGCGGCATGGGAAAATTGTAAAAATCGGGCCGACCTTAGAGGTATTAGAGTATTTAACTCAGGAAGAAAAAGAGATTATGGCCGGACCCAATCCCTGA
- a CDS encoding methanogenesis marker 15 protein produces the protein MKKEQPVRVVQLSCGPEHSGVQKEIYDAAAMVNAEMFFPDVTLADIKKAYSEFGLEAKSADLKLAIARAKALVDGAVEADAVFIATCFRCSEAAIVRNELRRYIHNKSTLPVVSYSFTERTTSGTLLTRMEALTTVARRRALLAREEQTGTTLGIDSGSSTTKAVVMKDNEIIGVGWNPTTGVIESAESAVKTAFEQSGLKMSDIEAIGTTGYGRYLVGDKFKADLIQEELTVNSKGAVYLADRQHGEATVIDIGGMDNKAISVQDGIPGSFTMGGICAGASGRFLEMTAKRLGVDITELGPLAAKGSSKEVPMNSYCIVFGTQSLVNALAEGHSKEDVAAAACRSVSEQVYEQQLQEVDIKEPVIMVGGSSLIEGLVIEMGKLLKTDVVVPPYSQYIGSVGAGLLSSGFIGEK, from the coding sequence ATGAAAAAAGAACAGCCTGTAAGAGTTGTACAGCTGTCCTGCGGACCTGAACACAGCGGAGTTCAAAAAGAGATCTATGACGCAGCGGCAATGGTAAATGCTGAGATGTTTTTCCCTGACGTAACTTTAGCAGATATCAAAAAAGCATATTCTGAATTTGGCCTTGAGGCAAAATCTGCGGATTTGAAACTCGCTATAGCACGGGCAAAAGCACTTGTTGACGGAGCTGTTGAAGCAGATGCTGTTTTTATTGCGACATGTTTCAGATGTTCCGAAGCGGCAATTGTAAGAAACGAACTTAGAAGGTACATACACAATAAGTCAACTCTTCCTGTTGTAAGTTATTCTTTTACAGAAAGAACCACTTCCGGAACGCTTCTTACAAGAATGGAGGCTCTGACAACAGTTGCAAGACGAAGAGCACTTCTTGCACGTGAAGAACAGACCGGAACAACCCTTGGTATAGATTCAGGTTCATCCACAACAAAAGCGGTTGTCATGAAAGACAACGAAATAATAGGTGTTGGATGGAATCCTACCACGGGAGTAATTGAAAGTGCTGAAAGTGCTGTTAAAACTGCCTTTGAACAGTCAGGACTTAAAATGTCAGATATTGAGGCTATTGGAACAACAGGTTATGGAAGATATCTTGTTGGGGATAAATTCAAAGCAGATCTCATACAGGAAGAACTGACTGTTAATTCAAAAGGAGCTGTATATCTTGCTGACAGGCAACATGGTGAGGCGACCGTTATTGATATTGGCGGAATGGACAACAAAGCGATATCTGTTCAGGACGGAATTCCGGGTTCGTTTACAATGGGCGGTATCTGTGCCGGTGCATCAGGGCGTTTTCTTGAGATGACTGCCAAACGTCTTGGAGTTGATATTACAGAACTTGGCCCTCTGGCGGCAAAAGGCAGTTCAAAGGAGGTTCCAATGAACAGTTACTGTATAGTCTTTGGAACACAGAGTCTTGTAAATGCACTTGCTGAAGGTCATTCAAAAGAAGATGTTGCGGCAGCGGCCTGTAGAAGTGTTTCAGAACAGGTATATGAACAACAGCTCCAGGAAGTCGATATAAAAGAGCCTGTGATAATGGTTGGAGGCTCCTCGCTTATAGAAGGTCTTGTAATTGAGATGGGAAAACTTCTTAAGACTGATGTTGTTGTTCCACCATATTCACAGTATATTGGCTCTGTTGGTGCAGGTCTTCTTTCGTCAGGATTTATCGGAGAAAAATAA
- a CDS encoding methanogenesis marker 6 protein: protein MASKEYKPDFVGTVTKYVFVESPDVTPQHLAIRAYEISHGVMIKETCFGLQITGMPEEVKGIIKELRKIDPAHILVKDRGFPPGDPRRCRANLGGARPGYYGHEFEMKLLRYISKGFLKDYAGERATPDAIKGIGKDEAEKLPVDKLLKIIKSEES, encoded by the coding sequence ATGGCATCAAAAGAGTACAAGCCCGATTTTGTTGGAACAGTCACAAAATATGTTTTTGTTGAATCTCCTGATGTTACCCCTCAGCATCTTGCAATAAGGGCTTATGAAATATCGCACGGTGTTATGATAAAAGAGACCTGTTTTGGTCTTCAGATAACAGGTATGCCTGAAGAAGTAAAAGGGATTATAAAAGAGCTTAGAAAAATTGATCCTGCACATATACTTGTAAAAGACAGAGGTTTTCCTCCCGGAGATCCAAGACGCTGCAGGGCAAATCTTGGTGGTGCACGTCCCGGATACTACGGACATGAGTTTGAAATGAAACTTTTAAGGTATATATCAAAGGGATTTTTAAAGGATTATGCAGGAGAAAGAGCAACCCCCGATGCAATAAAGGGAATTGGGAAAGATGAGGCTGAAAAATTACCTGTCGATAAACTTCTAAAAATAATAAAATCAGAGGAGAGCTGA
- a CDS encoding carboxymuconolactone decarboxylase family protein, which translates to MDYEDLLKDIANKGKEKSTQEWLEKVEKEDGSVPLIFKRMSQRPEVLLSHLLYKSSVSETSTLDPKIVELISLAIGAALNCRHCTEYHMRGALKKGATKDEILEVILLAGSLAQASVLADAYRVIDAGENSCNASCDINGFSYKKH; encoded by the coding sequence ATGGATTATGAGGATCTTTTAAAAGATATTGCAAATAAAGGTAAAGAAAAAAGCACTCAGGAATGGCTTGAAAAAGTAGAAAAAGAGGATGGATCTGTTCCTCTTATTTTTAAAAGAATGTCACAGAGGCCTGAGGTGTTGCTATCACATCTTCTTTATAAGAGTTCAGTTTCAGAAACAAGTACTCTTGATCCAAAAATTGTTGAGTTAATAAGCCTTGCAATAGGTGCGGCGCTTAACTGCAGGCATTGTACTGAGTATCATATGAGAGGTGCACTTAAAAAAGGTGCAACAAAGGACGAAATACTCGAAGTTATCCTTCTTGCAGGCTCTCTTGCGCAGGCATCGGTTCTTGCGGATGCATACAGGGTTATTGATGCAGGTGAAAATTCATGCAACGCATCATGTGATATTAACGGATTTAGCTATAAAAAACACTGA
- a CDS encoding flavodoxin domain-containing protein, with translation MTKKVLVAYATRYGSTKDIADKIAQILTEDGYDADSKNILDITQTDEYGAVIAGSAIQMGKWLPEAKDFMQTFKSHLNRVPLFVFSCGITLNKPDENVIRKAYFSTDEIKQYVSPKETGLFAGKLDTSLLSDSDKDLVVLAKPECGDFRDYDEVKKWVLKIESEYLR, from the coding sequence ATGACTAAGAAAGTTCTTGTTGCATATGCAACACGTTATGGTTCTACAAAAGACATAGCTGATAAAATTGCGCAGATACTGACCGAAGATGGTTATGATGCTGATTCAAAAAATATTCTTGATATTACACAAACAGATGAATATGGGGCTGTTATTGCCGGAAGTGCCATTCAGATGGGAAAATGGCTTCCTGAAGCTAAGGATTTTATGCAGACCTTTAAAAGTCATTTGAACAGAGTGCCTCTCTTTGTTTTTTCATGCGGAATTACATTAAATAAACCTGATGAAAATGTCATAAGAAAGGCCTATTTTTCAACTGATGAAATAAAGCAGTATGTAAGCCCTAAAGAAACAGGTCTTTTTGCAGGGAAACTTGACACAAGTCTTCTTTCAGATTCCGATAAAGATTTGGTTGTCCTTGCAAAACCCGAATGTGGCGACTTCAGGGATTATGATGAAGTAAAAAAATGGGTATTAAAAATAGAATCCGAATATCTGAGATGA
- a CDS encoding DUF4013 domain-containing protein, with amino-acid sequence MDIGMLFSDSFNYAKEAVVGKWVKWILLIVSAIIFPLLLGYELMVLRGEKPAPELGNWVKLFIDGLLYFIISLIYSIPIIIVATLTIGAGFFALAGDPSAAVAGFGAMAIGLILTFIVAIIISLVVAIASVRFARTGKFGEAFNFSEILGKIKSIGWVNYFIQILVMIIVIGIFATIINMIPFIGQIIYFILLPVIAIFSARYICLIYDSA; translated from the coding sequence ATGGATATTGGTATGCTTTTTAGTGACTCTTTCAACTATGCCAAAGAGGCTGTAGTTGGAAAATGGGTGAAATGGATCCTTTTGATCGTTTCAGCCATAATATTCCCGCTTCTGCTGGGATATGAACTAATGGTACTGCGTGGAGAAAAACCAGCTCCTGAACTTGGAAACTGGGTAAAACTGTTTATTGACGGTTTATTGTATTTTATTATTAGTTTAATCTATTCCATACCGATTATAATTGTGGCAACTCTTACAATCGGAGCAGGATTCTTTGCACTTGCAGGTGATCCTTCAGCGGCAGTTGCAGGATTTGGTGCAATGGCAATCGGTTTAATCCTAACTTTCATTGTTGCTATCATAATATCACTTGTTGTAGCAATTGCAAGTGTAAGATTTGCGCGTACAGGAAAGTTTGGCGAAGCTTTTAACTTCAGTGAAATTCTTGGAAAAATCAAAAGTATTGGATGGGTAAACTACTTTATACAGATTCTTGTAATGATAATTGTAATAGGAATCTTTGCTACAATCATTAACATGATTCCTTTCATTGGTCAGATAATTTACTTCATCTTATTACCGGTTATTGCAATCTTTTCAGCAAGGTACATCTGTCTTATCTATGACAGTGCCTGA